From the Priestia aryabhattai genome, one window contains:
- a CDS encoding MDR family MFS transporter, with amino-acid sequence MENQKNSKRTLLLIGLIIAMFFSALDGTIVGTAMPRIVGDLGGLSMMTWLTTAYLLTSTTVVPIAGKLADLVGRRVIYVTGLIIFMVASALCGMANNMTELILFRALQGIGGGVMMPMAMIVIGDLFTGKARAKFQGVFGGIYGLASVIGPQIGGWIVDSLNWKWVFYINLPVGILATVFIALGLQGKKHTGPVKFDVAGMFTMVIGVVSLLLALSFGGKDYDWNSWQIISLFTLAAVGIISFIIVETKAKEPILPMYLFKNRTFTLLNIIGFFMSIGMFGAITFVPFFMQGIVGVSASASGTIMTPMMISMIVTSIIGGQLVYKVGIKPQIVAGMLIMAGGFFMLTTLDLHTSKLVATSYMAIIGLGMGLVMPILTLALQESFSKEELGVVTSSSQFFRSIGGTFGITILGAVMNAKSGTLLTDKLVPYLNTLPAQASAFADGFKKAIDTNPESVLQMLFSPEALKSIPTALSDSIVPILKTSLMSALHSVFFMGLAFIILGAVCTLFLRQIKLSNKKAEEKSEEGIAEVEPSH; translated from the coding sequence ATGGAAAATCAAAAAAATTCAAAGCGCACGCTCTTATTAATTGGGTTAATTATTGCGATGTTCTTTTCTGCACTTGATGGAACCATTGTCGGAACAGCTATGCCAAGAATCGTAGGAGACCTTGGTGGGCTAAGCATGATGACATGGCTGACAACAGCCTATTTGTTAACGTCGACAACGGTTGTTCCGATTGCAGGGAAGCTCGCTGATTTAGTAGGACGCAGAGTGATTTATGTTACAGGACTTATTATTTTTATGGTCGCTTCTGCTCTATGTGGAATGGCAAATAACATGACAGAGCTTATTTTATTCCGTGCATTACAAGGAATTGGCGGCGGCGTTATGATGCCGATGGCAATGATTGTAATCGGTGATTTATTTACGGGAAAAGCACGAGCTAAGTTTCAAGGAGTATTCGGAGGAATTTACGGTCTTGCTTCTGTCATTGGTCCACAAATTGGCGGATGGATTGTTGATTCACTGAACTGGAAATGGGTGTTTTACATCAACTTGCCGGTAGGGATACTCGCTACCGTTTTTATTGCACTGGGACTTCAAGGAAAGAAACACACGGGACCTGTGAAATTCGATGTAGCCGGTATGTTCACAATGGTTATCGGAGTAGTAAGTTTGCTTCTTGCCCTGAGCTTTGGAGGAAAAGACTACGACTGGAACTCTTGGCAAATTATTAGTCTATTTACACTTGCTGCAGTTGGGATCATAAGCTTTATTATTGTGGAAACGAAAGCTAAAGAGCCGATTCTTCCGATGTATTTATTTAAGAACCGAACGTTTACGCTCTTAAATATAATTGGCTTTTTTATGAGCATTGGCATGTTCGGAGCTATTACATTTGTTCCGTTCTTTATGCAAGGAATCGTAGGAGTAAGCGCCTCAGCATCAGGTACCATTATGACACCGATGATGATTTCAATGATTGTAACAAGTATTATTGGAGGACAGCTTGTCTATAAAGTCGGAATCAAGCCTCAAATCGTAGCGGGTATGCTCATTATGGCAGGAGGGTTCTTCATGTTAACGACATTAGACCTTCATACTAGCAAGCTGGTTGCTACTTCTTATATGGCCATAATCGGTTTAGGAATGGGTCTTGTGATGCCGATTTTAACACTCGCTCTTCAAGAAAGCTTTTCAAAAGAAGAGCTCGGTGTGGTTACATCATCAAGTCAATTTTTCCGTTCAATTGGAGGAACGTTCGGTATTACTATTTTAGGAGCGGTAATGAATGCAAAATCAGGTACGCTTCTTACTGACAAACTCGTTCCATATTTAAACACATTGCCTGCTCAAGCAAGCGCTTTTGCGGACGGGTTCAAAAAAGCCATTGATACGAATCCTGAAAGTGTGCTGCAGATGCTCTTTAGCCCTGAAGCGCTAAAGAGTATTCCAACTGCGCTTTCAGACAGCATTGTGCCAATTTTGAAGACCTCGCTAATGAGCGCATTGCACAGCGTCTTTTTTATGGGATTAGCTTTTATTATTTTAGGAGCGGTATGCACCTTGTTCTTAAGGCAGATCAAGCTTTCAAATAAAAAAGCCGAAGAAAAATCAGAAGAAGGCATTGCTGAAGTAGAGCCATCACATTAA
- a CDS encoding YolD-like family protein: MFLRELTKSGTITVSYYKDGTLQTCKGRVHNLNLHQQILSVKDENEAVVSLQLSDIKSIH, from the coding sequence ATGTTTTTACGAGAATTAACGAAAAGTGGGACGATAACTGTTTCTTACTATAAAGATGGAACGTTGCAAACGTGCAAAGGCCGCGTGCACAACTTAAATCTCCATCAGCAAATTCTATCCGTAAAAGACGAAAATGAAGCCGTTGTTTCCCTTCAGCTTTCTGATATTAAATCCATTCATTAG
- a CDS encoding assimilatory sulfite reductase (NADPH) flavoprotein subunit, translated as MQLKVVNSPFNQEQADLLNRLLPTLTEAQKMWLSGYLTASQSTSAEGTPAVPTAVPAQTEQTVSKDVTILYGSQTGNAQGLAENTGKTLEAKGFNVTVSSMNDFKPNNLKKLENLLIVVSTHGEGEPPDNALSFHEFLHGRRAQKLENFRFSVLSLGDSSYEFFCQTGKEFDVRLAELGGERLYPRVDCDLDFEEPANKWLKGVIDGLSEAKGHSASAAVPAEAPAGTSPYSRTNPFKAEVLENLNLNGRGSNKETRHLELSLEGSGLTYEPGDSLGIYPENDPELVDLLLNEFKWDASESVTVNKEGETRPLREALISNFEITVLTKPLLKQAAELTGNDKLKALVENREELKAYTQGRDVIDLVRDFGPWNVSAQEFVAILRKMPARLYSIASSLSANPDEVHLTIGAVRYEAHGRERKGVCSVLCSERLQPGDTIPVYLQSNKNFKLPQDQETPIIMVGPGTGVAPFRSFMQEREETGAKGKSWMFFGDQHFVTDFLYQTEWQKWLKDGVLTKMDVAFSRDTEEKVYVQNRMLEHSKELFQWLEEGASFYVCGDKTNMARDVHNTLVEIIETEGKMSREQAEGYLAEMKKQKRYQRDVY; from the coding sequence TTGCAACTTAAGGTAGTAAACAGCCCTTTTAATCAAGAACAAGCAGATTTGCTTAATCGCCTTCTGCCGACATTAACAGAAGCACAAAAAATGTGGTTGAGCGGTTATTTAACAGCATCTCAATCTACGTCTGCCGAAGGAACGCCAGCCGTTCCTACAGCAGTGCCTGCTCAAACGGAGCAGACGGTTTCAAAAGACGTAACGATTCTTTACGGATCACAAACAGGAAATGCTCAAGGACTTGCTGAAAATACAGGTAAAACGCTTGAAGCAAAAGGTTTTAATGTAACTGTATCTTCTATGAATGATTTCAAACCAAATAATTTAAAGAAACTTGAAAATTTATTAATTGTCGTAAGTACACATGGAGAAGGAGAGCCGCCGGATAACGCGCTATCTTTCCACGAATTTCTTCACGGACGTCGTGCGCAAAAACTTGAGAACTTCCGTTTTTCTGTCTTGTCGCTTGGAGACAGCTCATACGAATTTTTCTGTCAAACGGGAAAAGAATTTGATGTGCGCTTAGCAGAACTTGGCGGTGAAAGACTGTATCCGCGCGTTGACTGTGATTTAGATTTTGAAGAGCCAGCAAATAAATGGCTTAAAGGTGTTATTGACGGGTTAAGCGAAGCAAAAGGACACAGCGCTTCGGCAGCTGTTCCAGCGGAAGCACCTGCAGGAACTTCGCCATATTCAAGAACAAATCCTTTTAAAGCAGAAGTGCTTGAGAACTTAAACTTAAACGGTCGCGGATCAAATAAAGAAACACGACACCTAGAACTATCTCTAGAAGGTTCAGGTTTGACGTATGAACCAGGAGACAGTTTAGGTATTTATCCTGAAAATGACCCAGAGCTTGTTGATCTTCTTCTTAACGAATTCAAGTGGGATGCAAGTGAAAGTGTAACGGTTAATAAAGAAGGAGAAACGCGTCCTCTTAGAGAAGCGCTAATCTCTAATTTTGAAATTACCGTATTAACAAAACCGCTTTTAAAGCAAGCAGCTGAGCTTACTGGAAACGATAAATTAAAAGCGCTTGTGGAAAATCGCGAGGAATTAAAAGCATACACACAAGGCCGTGATGTGATTGACTTAGTTCGTGACTTCGGCCCATGGAACGTATCGGCCCAAGAGTTTGTAGCCATTTTACGCAAAATGCCAGCGCGCCTTTACTCGATTGCAAGCAGCTTATCAGCAAACCCTGATGAAGTTCATCTAACAATTGGAGCTGTACGCTATGAAGCGCACGGACGCGAGCGTAAAGGTGTTTGTTCAGTCTTATGTTCAGAACGTTTGCAGCCAGGCGATACGATTCCTGTATACCTTCAAAGTAATAAAAACTTTAAGCTTCCTCAAGACCAAGAAACGCCGATTATTATGGTGGGACCTGGTACAGGTGTAGCTCCGTTCCGCTCATTTATGCAAGAACGTGAAGAAACAGGGGCAAAAGGCAAGTCATGGATGTTCTTTGGAGATCAGCACTTCGTAACAGACTTCCTTTACCAAACAGAATGGCAAAAGTGGTTAAAAGATGGCGTGCTGACAAAAATGGACGTGGCGTTTTCACGCGATACAGAAGAAAAAGTATACGTACAAAACCGTATGCTCGAACATAGTAAAGAATTATTCCAGTGGTTGGAAGAAGGCGCATCTTTTTATGTGTGCGGAGATAAAACAAATATGGCACGCGACGTGCACAACACGCTAGTTGAAATTATCGAAACAGAAGGCAAGATGAGCCGTGAACAGGCGGAAGGATACCTTGCTGAAATGAAGAAACAAAAACGTTATCAGCGTGATGTATACTGA
- the cysI gene encoding assimilatory sulfite reductase (NADPH) hemoprotein subunit, protein MVNKTLKAPEGPPSDVERIKDESNYLRGTLGETMLDRISSGISEDDNRLMKFHGSYLQDDRDLRNERQKQKLEPAYQFMLRVRTPGGVSTPEQWLVMDDLAQKYGNGTLKLTTRQAFQMHGILKWNMKKTIQEIHASLLDTIAACGDVNRNVMCNPNPYQSEVHAEVFEWSKKLSDYLLPRTRAYHELWLDEEKVISTPEVEEEVEPMYGPLYLPRKFKIGVAVPPSNDIDVYSQDLGLIAILEDEKLVGFNVAIGGGMGMTHGDKATYPQLAKVIGFCRPDQILEVAEKVITIQRDYGNRSVRKNARFKYTVDRLGLETVKEELENRLGWSLDEAKSYHFDHNGDRYGWEKGVKGKWHFTLFVQGGRIADFEDYKLMTGLREIAKVHSGDFRLTANQNLIIANVSTEKKKKISDLIEQYGLTDGKHYSALRRSSLACVSLPTCGLAMAEAERYLPVLLEKIEAIVDENGLRDKEITIRMTGCPNGCARPALGEIAFIGKAPGKYNMYLGAAFDGSRLSKMYRENISEEEILNELRVLLPRYAKEREEGEHFGDFVIRAGVIEAVTDGTNFHA, encoded by the coding sequence ATGGTAAACAAAACTTTAAAAGCGCCCGAAGGTCCTCCAAGTGACGTTGAGCGCATAAAAGATGAAAGTAATTATTTGCGCGGTACATTAGGAGAAACAATGCTAGACCGCATCAGCTCAGGTATTTCTGAAGACGATAATCGTTTGATGAAGTTCCACGGAAGCTACTTACAAGATGACCGAGATCTTCGTAATGAACGTCAAAAACAAAAGCTAGAGCCAGCTTACCAATTCATGCTTCGCGTCCGTACGCCAGGCGGTGTTTCAACACCAGAACAGTGGCTAGTGATGGATGATTTAGCACAAAAATACGGAAATGGAACGTTAAAGCTGACAACTCGCCAGGCATTCCAAATGCACGGAATTTTAAAGTGGAACATGAAGAAAACGATTCAAGAAATTCATGCTTCTTTATTAGACACAATTGCAGCTTGCGGAGATGTAAACCGTAACGTAATGTGCAATCCGAATCCGTATCAGTCAGAAGTACATGCTGAAGTATTCGAATGGTCAAAAAAATTAAGTGATTACTTATTGCCTCGTACAAGAGCGTACCATGAACTTTGGCTAGATGAAGAGAAAGTTATTAGCACACCGGAAGTGGAAGAAGAAGTGGAACCAATGTATGGTCCGCTATATTTGCCAAGAAAGTTCAAAATTGGCGTAGCTGTTCCACCGTCTAACGATATTGACGTGTATTCACAAGACCTTGGCCTTATTGCCATTTTAGAAGACGAGAAACTTGTTGGATTTAACGTAGCAATCGGCGGCGGTATGGGTATGACGCACGGAGATAAAGCAACTTATCCTCAGCTTGCAAAAGTGATTGGGTTCTGTCGACCTGACCAAATTCTAGAAGTAGCGGAAAAAGTTATTACGATTCAACGTGATTATGGAAACCGCTCTGTGCGTAAAAACGCGCGTTTTAAATACACTGTCGATCGTCTTGGATTAGAAACAGTAAAAGAAGAGCTTGAAAATCGTCTGGGCTGGAGCTTAGACGAAGCGAAATCTTATCACTTTGATCATAACGGAGACCGCTACGGCTGGGAAAAAGGTGTGAAAGGAAAATGGCACTTTACTCTTTTTGTTCAAGGTGGACGTATTGCTGACTTTGAAGACTATAAGCTTATGACGGGTCTTCGTGAAATTGCAAAGGTTCATAGCGGTGATTTCCGTTTAACGGCCAATCAAAATTTAATTATCGCGAACGTATCAACTGAAAAGAAAAAGAAAATCAGTGACCTGATCGAACAATATGGATTAACTGACGGCAAGCATTATTCGGCTCTTCGCCGCAGCTCATTAGCTTGCGTATCGCTTCCAACTTGTGGGCTTGCTATGGCAGAAGCTGAGCGTTATCTCCCAGTTCTTCTTGAGAAAATTGAAGCAATTGTAGATGAAAACGGCCTTCGCGATAAAGAAATCACGATTCGTATGACGGGCTGTCCTAACGGCTGTGCACGTCCTGCTTTAGGTGAAATTGCTTTTATTGGTAAAGCACCGGGCAAATATAATATGTATCTTGGAGCAGCATTTGATGGCAGCCGCTTAAGCAAAATGTACCGTGAAAATATCAGTGAAGAAGAAATTTTAAATGAACTGCGTGTCTTACTTCCTCGCTATGCAAAAGAGAGAGAAGAAGGCGAGCACTTTGGTGACTTTGTCATCCGCGCTGGTGTAATCGAAGCTGTAACAGATGGCACGAATTTCCACGCATAA
- a CDS encoding SDR family NAD(P)-dependent oxidoreductase, with protein MQQKRVAVITGGASGIGKETALKFAHKGDAVVIADYDEGKGKETLQKIEEAGGSALFVQTDVTKFEEVEALIEETVNRFGRIDVMFNNAGIGRPTSILDQDLEEYHRIINVNQHGVTYGIMAAGRKMRELGIKGVIINTASIFSFLASPGTYAYHATKGAVVMMTKSAALDLAKYGIRVVAVAPGFVDTPIIQGYKDNGMIEGMKAKTMSRELTTPKQIADIVYLLSLEEAGAVNGSVIMADDGYAAFK; from the coding sequence ATGCAGCAAAAACGAGTAGCGGTTATTACAGGGGGAGCAAGCGGAATTGGCAAAGAAACTGCCTTAAAGTTTGCGCACAAAGGAGACGCGGTGGTCATTGCTGATTATGATGAAGGGAAAGGAAAAGAGACTCTTCAAAAGATTGAAGAAGCTGGAGGCAGCGCTTTGTTTGTGCAAACGGACGTCACAAAGTTTGAAGAAGTGGAAGCACTGATTGAGGAAACTGTGAACCGCTTCGGGCGAATTGATGTTATGTTTAACAATGCAGGTATTGGACGCCCTACATCTATTTTAGATCAAGACTTAGAAGAATATCACCGTATTATTAATGTGAATCAGCACGGCGTTACATATGGGATTATGGCAGCAGGCAGGAAAATGAGAGAGTTAGGTATTAAAGGCGTCATTATCAATACGGCATCTATTTTTAGCTTCTTAGCCTCACCCGGTACCTACGCCTATCACGCAACCAAAGGAGCTGTTGTGATGATGACGAAATCAGCTGCGCTAGATCTGGCTAAATACGGTATTCGCGTCGTCGCCGTTGCGCCAGGATTTGTTGATACGCCAATTATTCAAGGCTATAAAGACAACGGTATGATTGAAGGAATGAAAGCTAAAACGATGAGCAGAGAGCTCACTACACCAAAACAAATTGCAGATATAGTCTATTTGCTTTCCTTAGAAGAAGCAGGAGCAGTAAATGGTAGCGTCATCATGGCTGATGATGGGTATGCAGCATTTAAATAA
- a CDS encoding GNAT family N-acetyltransferase gives MFPILLTPRTTLREITEADTDHIFDFFSQEEVIRYYGQEKLTTIQEDLQLIDIFAENYRNQKGIRWGIERLDTGELIGTVGFNQWNQKHKRAEIGYELHPQHWGHGYASEAASAVMAYGFQTLQLIRIGAVVFLENKASQHVLEKLGFQKEGLLKNYMYQNGKAHDTFVYSSLPTT, from the coding sequence ATGTTTCCTATTCTTCTTACACCTCGCACTACACTGCGTGAAATAACAGAAGCTGATACAGATCATATTTTTGACTTTTTCTCTCAAGAAGAAGTTATCAGATATTACGGACAAGAAAAATTGACAACTATCCAAGAAGATTTGCAGCTGATTGATATTTTTGCTGAGAATTACAGAAATCAAAAAGGCATACGCTGGGGAATTGAACGGCTCGATACGGGTGAATTAATAGGGACAGTCGGATTTAATCAGTGGAACCAAAAGCATAAGCGCGCCGAAATTGGTTATGAGCTACACCCTCAGCACTGGGGACACGGTTATGCTTCAGAAGCTGCTTCTGCTGTTATGGCTTATGGATTTCAGACCCTTCAGTTAATCCGAATCGGAGCTGTTGTGTTTCTTGAAAACAAAGCATCACAGCACGTGCTTGAAAAGCTTGGATTTCAAAAAGAAGGATTGTTAAAAAACTATATGTACCAAAACGGAAAAGCTCACGATACGTTTGTTTATAGCTCCCTGCCTACTACATAG
- a CDS encoding DUF3231 family protein: MSNVKLPPLTSSELANLWMTYQEKTMIIRFLEYFLEDKQDYKELFELYYSRSLKSVERIKEIFENEGAVIPIGFTKDDVNVGVPKLYDHMFEVMYIRLMSQIETGLFALHSTMSYREDVRNFFVEATAEAQDIYNQSTQILLETGVIAKPPYVSMPKEVHFVHAQNYIGGLSWFSEKRSLNTIEVSLIQHAVDTNLVGMQLMIGFAQVANNKEAQQHFVSGMKLSKKIETELGDILRDSYIEPPATHAGKATNSTVPPFSDKLMMYNTSLLSTFGLGSNALGGAFSLRSDLPLKMLQLAKDIYSLAKEGGKIMIKNGWLEEPPQIEDRDQLTKK; this comes from the coding sequence ATGAGTAATGTGAAGCTGCCACCTCTCACGTCCTCAGAACTTGCAAACTTATGGATGACTTATCAAGAAAAAACGATGATTATAAGATTTTTAGAATATTTCCTCGAGGATAAACAAGATTACAAAGAACTTTTTGAGCTGTATTATAGCCGGTCTTTAAAAAGCGTAGAGCGGATTAAAGAAATATTTGAGAACGAAGGCGCTGTTATCCCAATTGGTTTTACGAAAGACGACGTGAATGTAGGAGTTCCTAAACTATATGACCACATGTTCGAAGTCATGTATATACGCTTAATGTCTCAAATTGAAACGGGACTGTTTGCTTTGCATTCGACCATGTCTTACCGAGAAGATGTCCGAAATTTCTTCGTAGAGGCAACAGCAGAAGCACAGGACATATACAATCAATCCACACAAATATTGTTAGAAACGGGCGTCATCGCAAAACCCCCATACGTTTCTATGCCTAAAGAAGTCCATTTTGTCCATGCGCAAAATTATATAGGCGGATTGAGCTGGTTTAGCGAAAAAAGATCGCTTAATACCATTGAAGTGTCACTTATTCAGCATGCTGTTGATACAAATCTTGTAGGAATGCAGCTGATGATTGGTTTTGCTCAAGTGGCCAACAACAAAGAGGCACAGCAGCATTTTGTCAGCGGTATGAAGCTTTCGAAAAAAATTGAAACAGAACTAGGTGATATTTTACGCGATAGCTACATAGAACCCCCGGCTACTCATGCCGGAAAAGCGACGAATTCAACCGTTCCTCCTTTTTCAGACAAGCTGATGATGTACAATACGAGTCTTTTGAGTACGTTCGGTCTGGGAAGCAATGCTTTAGGAGGAGCCTTCAGCTTAAGAAGTGATTTGCCATTAAAGATGCTCCAGCTTGCAAAAGACATTTACAGTTTGGCGAAAGAAGGGGGGAAAATCATGATCAAAAACGGCTGGCTTGAAGAACCTCCTCAAATTGAAGATCGCGATCAGTTAACCAAAAAATAG
- a CDS encoding aminoglycoside N(3)-acetyltransferase — protein MKHIVQATDHPRTKDTLKKDLRRLGIAQGMTVIVHSSLSSLGWVNGGSVAVVQALMETVTEEGTIIMPSQSVDLSDPSEWGNPAVPKEWWENIRETMPAYDPAHTPTSGMGQIVETFRTYPGVIRSSHPMYSFAAWGKDSEDILRDHPLEFSLGENSPLERLYKKHAFVLLLGVGFGNNTSFHLAEYRIPYRNVIQKGSPVMDSGKRVWKTYKELEFREELFEEIGEAFIQAKGIKAEKIGSARAFFFSMPKAVDFAETHLKAL, from the coding sequence ATGAAGCACATTGTCCAAGCAACAGATCACCCTAGAACGAAAGACACATTAAAAAAAGATTTGCGCAGGTTAGGCATAGCACAAGGAATGACCGTTATAGTTCACTCTTCGCTATCTTCATTAGGCTGGGTAAACGGAGGATCAGTAGCCGTTGTGCAAGCTTTAATGGAGACAGTGACGGAAGAAGGAACCATCATTATGCCGTCGCAGTCGGTCGATCTTTCGGATCCATCGGAGTGGGGCAATCCGGCTGTGCCAAAAGAGTGGTGGGAAAACATTCGGGAAACGATGCCTGCATATGATCCAGCGCACACACCGACAAGCGGTATGGGACAAATTGTGGAAACTTTTCGAACATATCCTGGTGTAATAAGAAGCAGCCATCCAATGTATTCATTCGCCGCTTGGGGAAAGGACAGCGAAGACATCTTAAGAGATCATCCCCTCGAATTTAGTTTAGGCGAAAATTCTCCTCTTGAAAGGCTTTACAAAAAACATGCCTTTGTTTTATTATTAGGTGTCGGGTTTGGGAATAATACTTCTTTTCATCTAGCAGAATATCGTATTCCATATCGAAACGTTATTCAAAAAGGATCTCCAGTTATGGATTCAGGAAAGCGAGTATGGAAGACGTATAAAGAACTAGAGTTTCGAGAAGAGCTGTTTGAAGAGATAGGTGAGGCATTTATTCAAGCAAAAGGGATAAAAGCTGAAAAAATCGGTTCAGCACGTGCATTCTTCTTCTCAATGCCTAAAGCCGTAGATTTTGCTGAAACTCATTTGAAAGCGCTATAG
- a CDS encoding NAD(P)-dependent malic enzyme, with the protein MSLRDQALHMHQEKQGKLEVKSKVEVQNAQDLSLAYSPGVAEPCKEIHEHPETVYDYTMKGNMVGVVTNGTAVLGLGNIGPAASLPVMEGKAILFKSFAGVDAFPITLDTTDTDKIVETVKLMAHTFGGINLEDIAAPQCFEIEERLKKEVDIPVFHDDQHGTAIVTVAGLVNALKIVNKSMKDLKIVLNGAGAAGIAITKLLYSYGVRDMIMCDTRGAIYEGRSQGMNKVKAEVASYTNVNKESGTLSDVIKGADVFIGVSAADALSQEMVKSMNEDAIIFAMANPNPEIKPAAAKEAGAAVIGTGRSDFPNQVNNVLAFPGIFRGALDVRATHINEEMKKAAVEAIAALITEEELNADYVIPGPFDPRVAPAVAESVAKAAMDSGVARITIDPARVKTHTEQLTKIEN; encoded by the coding sequence ATGTCACTACGTGATCAAGCACTACATATGCATCAAGAAAAACAAGGTAAGTTAGAAGTTAAATCAAAAGTTGAAGTTCAAAACGCTCAAGATTTAAGCTTAGCTTACTCTCCGGGAGTAGCAGAACCTTGTAAAGAAATTCATGAACATCCAGAAACGGTGTATGATTACACAATGAAAGGAAACATGGTCGGCGTTGTGACAAATGGTACGGCTGTTCTTGGTCTTGGAAACATCGGACCTGCGGCTTCACTTCCTGTTATGGAAGGAAAAGCAATTTTATTTAAAAGCTTTGCAGGCGTAGATGCATTCCCAATTACACTTGATACAACAGATACAGATAAAATTGTTGAAACTGTAAAATTAATGGCTCACACATTCGGAGGCATTAACTTAGAAGATATCGCAGCTCCACAGTGCTTTGAAATTGAAGAGCGCTTGAAAAAAGAAGTAGATATTCCTGTGTTCCATGATGATCAGCACGGTACAGCCATCGTAACAGTAGCAGGACTTGTAAATGCACTGAAAATTGTCAATAAATCAATGAAAGACTTAAAAATCGTCTTAAACGGAGCAGGAGCTGCCGGCATTGCCATTACAAAGCTTCTTTATTCTTACGGCGTACGTGACATGATTATGTGTGATACAAGAGGTGCTATTTATGAAGGCCGCTCTCAAGGTATGAACAAAGTGAAAGCTGAAGTTGCTTCTTATACAAACGTAAACAAAGAAAGCGGTACGCTAAGCGATGTAATTAAAGGCGCAGATGTCTTTATCGGTGTATCTGCAGCGGATGCATTATCTCAAGAGATGGTTAAATCAATGAATGAAGATGCAATTATCTTTGCGATGGCAAATCCTAATCCAGAAATCAAGCCGGCCGCTGCAAAAGAAGCAGGAGCTGCTGTTATTGGAACAGGTCGTTCAGACTTCCCTAACCAAGTAAATAACGTTCTTGCATTCCCTGGAATTTTCCGCGGTGCGTTAGATGTTCGCGCTACTCATATCAACGAAGAAATGAAAAAAGCTGCTGTTGAAGCAATTGCAGCGCTTATTACAGAAGAAGAGCTAAACGCAGATTACGTTATCCCTGGACCATTTGATCCTCGCGTAGCGCCAGCTGTAGCAGAGTCTGTAGCAAAAGCGGCAATGGATTCAGGCGTTGCCCGCATTACAATTGATCCAGCACGTGTAAAAACACATACAGAACAACTAACAAAAATCGAGAACTAA
- a CDS encoding antibiotic biosynthesis monooxygenase family protein produces MTDKKAEEVIGIYKNRSKSVDEAPGFVDFLLLQNDKQAGELTVQLTFDTKENYLSWVRSEDFKRIHDLEKKYPDQELAAVISKVSQYKVVAR; encoded by the coding sequence ATAACGGATAAAAAAGCTGAAGAAGTGATTGGAATTTATAAAAATCGTTCAAAATCAGTCGACGAGGCTCCAGGATTTGTAGACTTTCTACTTCTTCAAAACGATAAGCAAGCAGGGGAGCTCACCGTTCAGCTTACATTTGATACGAAAGAGAATTATTTAAGCTGGGTACGAAGCGAAGATTTCAAGCGTATTCATGATTTAGAGAAAAAGTACCCTGATCAAGAACTAGCAGCCGTCATCTCAAAAGTTTCTCAGTACAAAGTGGTGGCACGATGA
- a CDS encoding Rrf2 family transcriptional regulator — MNSEFTIAVHSLVFLANLPDHRASSESIAYNICTNPARVRKIMSTLRKNNLVRTKEGLGGGYTLGCNPAEISLGLIYRVISTGTLKPHWCSGDPDADCIVKSNIQTVMDDIFTESEQSVIRYLDQITIEDVLKKVRTAH; from the coding sequence ATGAACAGTGAATTTACCATTGCCGTGCACAGCTTAGTGTTCCTAGCGAATTTACCAGATCACCGAGCAAGCAGTGAATCGATTGCTTATAACATCTGTACCAATCCTGCACGGGTCCGGAAAATAATGAGTACCCTCAGAAAAAACAACTTGGTTCGGACAAAGGAAGGACTAGGCGGCGGTTACACTTTAGGCTGCAACCCTGCTGAAATAAGTCTTGGGTTGATTTACCGAGTTATATCGACAGGAACGCTGAAGCCTCACTGGTGCAGCGGCGACCCTGACGCTGACTGTATTGTGAAATCAAATATTCAAACAGTGATGGACGACATTTTTACAGAGAGTGAGCAAAGCGTAATCAGGTATTTAGATCAAATTACGATCGAAGATGTGCTGAAAAAAGTTAGAACTGCTCACTAA